The Homo sapiens chromosome 4, GRCh38.p14 Primary Assembly genome contains the following window.
agttttcttattgtttactATCTTTCAACTTATGTTAGGAAATAACTGATTTATAAACACAGATTTCCTCTGGTCGCTTGGCCCTATCACAGTCAGAAATCAGTCTGGAATGCATTTCTTGTTTCTAATTACAAATTAGGTGGACAATTGAGCATGACTTGGGTATTTTTTCATTGAATCTGGACAGTGGTTTTGTCATGTGTTTCCTTTTTCCAGAATTCTCTGGATGAGGGTTAAGGAGAGCAGGGCCTGGGCACCTGGAACACTGTGAGTGGGAATACAGAGTGGCAGAGCCTCTTTGGAGGGCAGTTTCACAATAAATATGAAGTTTAAAATGCTTGCATCTTTTTGAGCTGGTAACTCTGTGTTTAGGAATCTATCCTATAGAAATACACATGTATAGAGACGTTCACGGTGGTGCTGTTTGCGTGGGAAAACTGGCAACTAGGATGTAACTGGGGGCAGATAAACTCATACACCGGGAGACCGTGCAGTCACTCAAGAAAGTGGGGTAGCTCTATAGACGTCAGCACATACTTTAAACACTGgacccaggctgggcacagtggcacatgcctgtaatcctagcacttttgtaggccaaggtgggcagatcagttgagctcaggagttcaagaccagcctgggcaacgtggtgaaacactgtctctacaaacaatacaaagatCAGCTAggtgcagctgggcacagtggctaacacctggaatcccagcattttggaaggctgaagacTTCcaaaggatctcttgaggtcaggagttcgaaattagccaggcgtggtggcgggcacctgtaatcccagctgcttgggcggctgaggcaggagaatcgcttgaacctgggcggcgggacttgcagtgacccaagatcatgcactgcactccagcctggaccacagaacaagactccatctcaaaaaaactagccaggtgtggtggcatgcgcccatagtccctgctacttgggaggtggaggtaggaggattgcatgagcccaggaggtggaggctgcaatgagccgagattttctgtctccaaaaaaaccacaaaactgaacatatatttttcccatttgcatgaggaaaaagaaactatctgaagaggtgtgtgtgtttgatttttaattttaattgtgataaaaaaaCACGTAACATGAAGGTTACCAACGTCAGCATTTGTAAGTGTGCACTTCAgtagtgttaaatatattcacCCTGTTCTGCAGCCCATCTCCAGAACCGACCttttcatctcacagaactgAAATTCTGCGTCCATTCAACAATTCCCAGTTCTCTCCAAGcgcctggcaaccaccattctactttatgtctctatgaatttgactactctagggaccatatataagtggaatcatacaggatTTGTcactttgtgactggcttctttatttatttttgagatggagtttcgctctgtcgtccaggctggagggcagtggcacaatctcagctcactgcaacctccgcctctcagcttcaagcaattctcgtgcctcagcctcctgagtagctaggattacaggtgcctgccaccacgcctggctaatttttgtattttttagtaaagacagggtttcaccatgttggccaggctggtcttgaactcctgacctcaactgatccacataactctgcctcccaaagtgctgggattacaggggtgagtcaccatgccggccgtgactggcttatttcatttaacataatgtccaaAAGGTTTATCCAAGTTGTAGCGtatttcagaatttcctttttttaaaaggctgaataatattccactgtgtatatatactgcattttatttatccattcatccacagaCACCTGGGTTGTTTTTTGCTATGGTGAAttatgctgcaatgaacatgggtgtgcagatacctgtttgagaccctgctttccattctgtgtgtgtgtttttttgtttggtttggtttggtttggagacggagtttcactcttgttgcccaggctggagtgcagtggcgtgatctcagctcactgcaacctccgcctcccaggttcaagtgattctcctgcctcagcctcccaagtagctacctaccacgcctggctaatagttttgtatttttagtagagacggagtttcaccatgttggctggtctcaaactcctgacttcaggtgatccacccacctcggcctcccaaagtgctgggattacaggcgtgtgccgttGCATCTGGCCCTGTGTGTGTTTTGATATGCATCGGAGAAGATCTGAAAAGGCAGACAACAGCAGAACTCTGGAGAGTGGGACGGGGTGGAGGGTCCAGGTGGCACTTTGACTTTCATTTTATAcactttgtgtttcatttttttacaaTAAGCATTAGGTTCTGTTCACTAGTAAGTTATGAAATCACTAATGGTTATGTATTTGGTTTGTACTGTATTAAGTTGGCAGCCCCTTTACCAGAAATACCTCCAGATGTTGTGACAGAATGTAGATTGGGACTGAAGGAGGAGAACCCTTCCAAAAAAGCCTTTGAGGAATGTACTAGGTAAGTGGTTCATGCTGAGCCCTGCATATATTATCTATGACTAACCCCAAAACAGACAGCTTTCAGGAGGTTTCTCTGCATAAGACAAGTTCCTAGAGtgtagttgacccttgaacaacatgggcaTTAGGGACGCTGACACCACCCAACCTTCTGCGCAGTTGAAAATCTGtgtgtaacttttgactcccccaaaagcTTAACTACCattagcctactgttgaccagaagccttactgataacataaacagcagatgaacacatattttgtatatgtattatatgctatactcttacaataaagtatgctagaaaaaataaagtgttactaagaaaatcataaggaagagaaaatataattcCTATTCATAAagtggaaatggatcatcataaaggtcttcatcctcgtCATCTGCAcgttgaggaggctgaggagaaggaggaagaggaggagctggtcttgctgtctcaggggtggcagaggcggaagaaaatacatacataagtGGCTCCTGGCGTCTCAACccgcattgttcaagggtcaactgtactttaCACATTAAAATGATTACTTCCTCTAGAAAGAGGTGAATGAAGAGTAATAATTCCATGTACACACGAGGCACACTGAAGGGGGTCCCATCGTTTAGCACCAGTATCCTAGCATCCCTGTGGTGACTCCAGGCCCTCTCTGCTCTGCTTGTGTCTAggacaaaaagatttttttcagacCTAGGTACTCACCAAAAACATCTTTTTTCAGGGCATTTCCAAGGAGAATTCCGAGGTAAAGCACTTTGGCtaaattcagtttctttacatATGCGGGATGAAAGAACAGTTTCTGAGGTGATCAGGCCCAAAATCTGCAGTGCCTTGTGTATGCATGCAGACAGTCACTCATGTCACAGCGGAGGAAACGGAGGCCCAGGGAGCCATGAGAAAGTTTATTCTTTGCTCTGAGAGCAAGCAGATGACATATGCATTGTGTTTAAAAAGATCGCTCTGGGTGCAACTTAGAGGTTAAAGAGAGGGAAGATGGGGTCCAGGAGATGAGCCGGCGAGGCCGTTGCAGCTCACATGTGGCAGGGAGTGGCGCACCTGAGCCAGTGCAGTCCGAGCAtagtggggctggggctggacccTGATGCTTTAATGATGCGGCTGCCTCTAAAATAacacacaggccgggcgcggtggctcacgccggtaatcccagcactttgggaggccgaggcgggcagatcgcttgaggccaggagttcaagaccagcctggcccacatagagaaaccccatctctccaaaaaaatgcaaaaattagccaggcctgggggtgtgcgcctgtaatcccagctactcaggaggctgaggcatgagaatcacttgaacctgggaggtggaggctgcaatgagcctcCCCTgtactccactgtactccagcctgggcaacacagcgagactctgtctcataaataaataaataaataaaaataaaaaacaaggctTTCTCTCTCTATCTGGCTTTCTCTTGAGGTGTGGCTTCTCTGCACACTGAGGAGCTGGGTGGTTTAGATGCTTATTCCTTTAGTGAGAATTCAGCGGCCAGTTCCACACCCCACAGATAAATGGCATGCATCCCATCTTTCTCCTAACCAGGTGTATGGCACCGGACTAGAACCCTTCCCTCTGTCCCTCAGCCCCCTCCTCTGAAAATGGATTAGAGTAAATGGATTAGAGTAAATGTAGACTAAagattttcaggccaggcatggtggctcacgcctgtaatcccaacactttgggaggccgacgtgggtggatcacctgaggtcaggagttcgagaccaacctgaccaacatggagaaaccctgtctctactaaacatacaaaattagccaggcatggtggcacatgcctgtaatcccagctactcaggaaggctgaggcgggagaatcgcctgaacccaggaggtggaggttgtggtgagccaagatcacgccattgcactccagcctggtcaacaagagcaaaactccgcctcaaaaaaaaaaaaaaagagattttcaatttCAAGTCATCTTACTTATTCTTGTTGGATATTCACATTAATGGTATTCTAGTGTTTGTGATTTGAACTGCTTTCCAAAAAGATGTCtctggctgggtgccatggctcatgcctataatcctagcactttgggaggccaaggcagaaggattgcgtgacctcaggagttcgagaccagcctggacaacatggtgaaaccctgtctgtaatacaaaaattagccaggcatagtggtacatgcctgtagtcccagctattcagaaggctgaggtgggaggatcaattgagcctgggaggtcaaggctgcagtgactgtGACCtcaccactaccctccagcctgggtgacagagccagaccaaaaaaaaagaaaagagatgttgGCTCCATGGCTCCATTTGATTGCTTCTCTGGTATGGCAGACAGGACAGGCTTGGTCTTTGCTCTCTGATACTGGTCCTGGGATATTGTGATAAGAATCAGATTTCTTCCTGTCTTCATCTGGGATGccacagaggccaggaagggccaATCTTTCAGTCCACGCTTTTGTCCTTCACATCCCTCTCCTGGGCATGTACACACCCTAAACTCTTTCTTGTACATGTGCACTAAGTGACATGTAATAGTAATAACACAACAATTATAAGgctaggcttggtggcttacacctgtagtcccagtgctttgggaggctgagatgggaggattgcttgaggccaggagttcaaggctgcattgagccatgattgtgccattgcactccagcctgggcaatagagtgaggccctgtctctaaacaacaacaacaaataacaaaacaataataaatacttgGAAGTATTAATGCACTTACCCGCTCACAGTAACTGTATGAAATAGGCAtgattattatctctgttttacagaaggagaaactgaggctatAGAGGTTGGGTAAGTTGGCTCAGGTCCCTCAGCCAGTGAGTGGCTGAAGCCGGACTTGCAGTGGCCCATGGCTTTGACCTCTATGCTGTCCTCCAGAGGACCCTTCCACTGTGTCTTGCACATGGGAAGCATGCTGCTTGATAACAGAACAGCTGACACCCTCACTCCCAAGAAGGGAATGCATCCTTCTATTTCActgcttttttcattcattctatttCACTTCTGTTTTCACTTATAGCGTTAGAACCTAACGTGGACTTCTGTAATTgcaaattcaaaatattgaatTGTGTGTAATGATTGGCTTTCCCATATTCAGTGCCTATTAATGCACTAAAACacacttgtttttatttcttaatacaacaaatgtatataattttaaaaaatctttttctagaGTTGCCCATAACTACCTAAGAGGGGAACCATTTGAAGAATACCAAGAAAGCtcatatttttctcagtttttacaATGGAAATGGCTGGAAAGGTATGTACTGATTTTAAACTTGATAAAAGCCAAttgaggtggcacatgcctgtagtcccagctactcaggaggctgaggctgaaggattgcttaagcccaagactTCAAGGCTATAGTACGGGATGATCaagcctgtgaatagccactgcactccaacctgggcaatgtagcaagaccccatctctaatacaacagaaaaaaagaaaagagacctcAATAAAAGAAGTGTTAACTTCTCACAATGCATACTGATTGACGTAGACTTTTCCATCTGtcaaaatacaattagaaatttTGAGTTGTATATGATATTTTTATACAGAAATTTTCATAGGTATTAGTGTTATACCATTTCTTCTAATTTAATAGACtctgttctctctttttaaaatggcaGGTATCCCTGTTGGTTCAGTGgctagaaaataaaacttagctTAGATTTTTAGTGCTAGAATAGGATGCAATGGGTGGGACCTGGCAGTTAAACCCTGCTCAGCCTCTTACTGTTTATGTGGCCTCAGGTAAGTGGCTTAGCTTGTATGAGTGGCAGGTCCTTGTTCTATAAATTACAGGTAATTATAGAATCTGCCTCCTTGGACCATTGCTAGGATCACCTGGGAAATGTGTGTACAACGCTTATAGCACAATGTTTGGTGCACAAAATAAGTGCTTAAAAAGTGTTAgctgtgggccgggcgcagtggctcatgccggtaatccagcactttgggaggccgaggcgggtggatcacctgaggtcagcagttcaagaccagcctggccaaaatggtgaaacccgtctctactagaactacaaaacttagccaggcacggtggcatgcacctgtactcccagctacttgggaggctgaggcaggagaaatcgcctgaacccaggaggtggaggttgcagtgagctgaggtggctccactgcactccagcctgggcaacacagcaagactctgtctcaaaaaaaaaaaaaaaagtgttagctGCTACTAGTGTTATTATTAGTACTATTATTATTGATTGATTAAATTTCCAGTTCTTGCTTATACATGCTGTTTTTGAGGCGCTGGGTATAAACATCTTTGAGGTTCTTTTTTCAAAGGATGGCACAACGTATATACGTCATCTTCTTCACCTGCTTTCTGACAGGTTGAGAGGGATCTACCCAAGAGTATACCAGGAGTTATGAACATACATATTTCCTAGTGTTGGCTGGTTTCAGACCTATCTTTAGTTAGTGAGGATAATTAGACTGTTCTGCCTTTTGCTTCAGTGTCTTAAATATTAATTAAGATTAATTGgccgggtggtggctcacgcctataatcccagcactttgggaggctgaggcgggtgaatcatgaggtcaggagttcgagaccagcctggtaaacatggtgaaaacccgtctctactaaaaatacaaaaaattagctgggtatagtggcaggcgcctgtaatcccagctactcgggaggctgaggcaggaaaattgcctcaatccaggaggcggaggttgcagtgagcctagatcgtgccactgcactccagccctggcgacagagtgagactccatctcaaaaaaaaaaaaaaaaaaaaagatgaattaattGCTCTTAGAGCAAGTCAAGAGCTATCCTGCTAGAGGGAGCCACAGTCCCTGAGCACAGACACCCTTTGTCCCGGGCATCCCCTTTGAGCAGAATGGTTCAATAAATGAGGCGAAGACAAGCGCTgagtaaacttttcttttttaaaagaacaatgcAATGTGAGACCTgaaacttgtttttctcattgattAGGCAACCCGTAACAAAGAACACATTTAGACATTACAGAGTTCTAGGAAAAGGCGGATTTGGAGAGGTGAGTAACGGGAGCCAGTTCATAGCAGCGCTGCTAGCTGGGTGGGGAGCAAGGTCCTGAGAACATGGCTTCAGGTAATGCATCAGCTCTCCCAGTACACTGTTGCCTTAGTGGGTGTTTTGGGAATAATCTTTGCCAACTGTGAGAATCCACATGGAATTTTGAGCAAAAGGTTTTTAAGAATCCCTTCTCTTGGTGACTTCACCTTTTACCTCATAGTTCTGAAGAAGCTGGTTTCCATGCTTGATGCCCCAGCTCAGTCACTTTGCCCAGATGGAAAGACGATTCTGTTTCCGCATTGTGGAATTTCCATGATTCTATTTCCATACATTTAAGACTGGTCCCAAATTCACATAGTACAGAGTGAATTAGTAAATATACTTACGTAACCCTACTCTGTTTGGACACGTATGTACCTCATACCTACATCAAAAGGTGTTTGGAAATGTGTCAATTTgggaaaatcctaaggaaatgaCTCACAGACTCACGaggggtgttttttttgttttgttttgttttgttttgttttgagatggagtttcgctcttgttgcctagactggagtgcaatggcgtgatctcagctcaccacaacctccgcctcctgagttcaagcgattctcctgcctcagcctcccgagtagctggtattacaggcatgcgccaccacacctagctaattttcgtatttttagtagagagggggtttctccatgttggtcagggtggtcttgaactcccgacctcgggtgatccgccctcctcagcctcccaaagtgctgggattacaggcgtgagccaccgtgcctggcccgggGTGTTGTTTAAATATGATGGGTCTCCTAGATGGAGACCACTGTAGTTGGTGGATGGAGAACAGCAGCAGTTCTGGTCTGGGGATTTAAAGAGATATTAATTACCTTACTAGTTACCTGGAGTGATCATATGGAGTTCAAGAACTTTTAAGTCCCTAAGAGCCAGGCAAGCCATTGGCAAACTAATACTGTATGTTTAACTCAGGAGCAGGTTACACTGCCCGGGTGTGACTCAGATATTACTGCTCCCATATTACAATTCAAAGGAAAAGCCACTAGCATTGCCTTGAAGTTAATTAGAAAGCTGACCTAGGAGGCAGCACACTGCACCTATATCTGTTATGCACCTGCAGCTTGACATGACAAGAAATTGGCCAACGTAGTTGTTACTTCAGGAGAAGTAACAGTACTGTCCCTCTGGTACAGTTCCAGAGACCATGAAGAATATTTTGCCTAATCCAATCGTATGCTTGCTCTAATCCCTCCATGATAGATATTTCTGTAAGAAATCCACCCTCTGTTTGAATATGTCCTAGAACAGGAAAGTCATTTTCTTACTTGGACTCTTGCTAATCTGCCTTTAATGATCTGCAAATGTAATGACTCAGATTTTGTGAAAGAACAGAGGAAAAATTTCTGGAACATGGGTCATGTGTTTACAAAGGAATGAAAGTCTAATTATAGCCacatgtaagtttttaaaacatgtcaGTCTTAATAGGATATAATAGGGACATGTTAGcaaattttagctattgtgaaagACCTggtgctgggcgcggtggctcacgcctgtaatcctagcacttcgggaggccaaggtaggcagatcgcttgagcccagaagttccagatcagcctaggcaacatggcaagaccccatctctatttaaatatttaatataaataaatacattaaaaaagaagataagaaaGACTCAGTATAATTATGATTGTATAGATTACTTTTTAACAGATTTACTTGGGTTCCCAAACAAATGATTGGCTGCACGAATAAAGCATGGCAGTTTCCCACAGACTTGCTCTGGAGGTGTTGTACTCTCAGTCAAGGCCCAGAGGCAGTGAGCAGTCAGCTCACCCCTACTCTGAATGCCTGTCAGAAGGAGCCCTGCTTGCCCTCATGCGGGGACAGCCTCGGTGCCCTTTAATCCAGATTCTAATCGTGCATTTGCTTTTTCCAAGTGCTAGCACTTCCTCCAGTGGGCTTGAGAGAGCAAACCTAGTTGGTTTTATTTTGTCAACAGTAATTCTTTCGCTTATGCTTGAAGTCCTCCGAAATGAATTTGTAGGGTCCTGAGTGAGCACAATGGTAAAGGAATTGAGTAGACATCTCTGCTGTCATGGTTTTAGGCCACAGACTGTAGTGGAAAGAGCACGTACTTCAGACGTGGGCAGACCCGAGGTCAGGGTCCTGTCGTATCACTTCCAGCAGCGTGATCTTGGGCCCGCCATCGTGATCTCATCTCTAGCAGGGAAATAATCGGCCCTGCCCgccaggctgctgtgagccagcGAGTGTTCACACCCAgctctcagcacagtgcctggcactcttGTCTGCTTTCCATTCCCTTTCTCTGATTTGCCCATTCCACttagaataatttgttttaaattaacgATAAAGAGATATGAAGAGATTTTTATGCCAAGTCTTAATGGTAAGAAAATGATTAAATACATATTGGGATAGTCACATTTTAGGAAAACATTTCACGATAGGAAAATAGTCACacaataagattttttaaaaggaggttAGGAAATATTACCTATTTTACAATACGAGACCAGTTTTGCCATGAAAGGCTGGAGTGGTGGGAACAGGGTATGTATTCTTGCATACCCATGTAAGAAGGTGGGCCCAAAATCAAATAGAGCAAAATATTAACAGTCATTATCTTGGAATTACGGGTGAGTTTTTATCACTGTCCTTATTACTTCCAATATTTTCCACAATtaactttgtatttcttttaccaccaaaattattttattgatagaTAAAATTAAATCATGTCTTATGTTTGCTTTTAAAGCAGTCCCCTGTGGGGTGTGCAGTGGATGGGAGTTGGAAGAAACAGCAGCCTAATGTTGATGACACAGAGGCACGGGGACCAGAACCTGAGGCTCATGATactattttttccacttttgtaTGTTGGAAATTTTTCATGacataaagttaaaataatacataaatactaCTTTAAGAAGTAATAGAATAAAGATATGAAAATTGTGAATTCtatgaaatatatttccttatactcttgacattttaaattaaaaaatcaagaatctttttaggccaggcgcggtggctcacacctgttaatcctagcgctttggaaggccaaagtgggcagatcacctgaggtcaggagttcaagaccagcctggccaaaatggtgaaatcccgtctttactaaaaatacaagaaaaattagccaggcatggtggcgggcacctgtaatcccagctacttgggaggctgaggcaggagaatcttgagacggagtctcactctgtcgcccaggctggagtgcagtggcgcgatctcggcttactacaacctctgcctcccgggtttaagcgattctcctgcctcagcctctggagtagctggggctacaggcacccgccaccatgcctagttaatttttttgtttttttatttttcgtagagacggggtgtcgccatgttggccaggttggtttcgagctcctgacctcaggtgatctgcctgccttggcctcccaaagtgctgggattgtaggcatgagccaccatgcccagctgaaaaagaatcttttcagttttactttttaaaacttttgcacttttacaaaaagtaaaatacacatatggggacatttaaaaattaaacatttaccGTGATCACCTATGCCAACTAGTTCCATTTGTACACTGTCTTAGAGTTGATAGAGTACAGTGCATCACTGAGGGAGGAGCCGACTCACACTGACGAAGCTCACCTTTGAAACGGTCTCGGCTCCTCATGCACTGCTGCTGGTCTCTGCCAGTGAGGGTCTCATCAAGCAAAGAGCTTCCTTTGTGTGGCCTAAGAAATGCCAGGTGGACATAAACCTCctttattttgctgtttaaacTAGGTTTGCGCCTGTCAAGTGCGAGCCACAGGAAAAATGTATGCCTGCaaaaagctacaaaaaaaaagaataaagaagaggaaaggtGAAGCTATGGCtctaaatgagaaaagaattCTGGAGAAAGTGCAAAGTAGATTCGTAGTAAGTGTCTCCTCTTAGTCTTCACTGTGCATTGTTTGATTCATAGCACTTTTGTCAGCCGACATGCCGCTCAGCTCACGCTCACTGAAGCCGTGGAAgtcatttcttgttttctgagtTTATGTGGGGGTTTGCTCTTTTTAGtaacagttttgtttttagtaacaGCTCTCTTCTTTCTTATTCAAACCTTAGAAAACATAGAAGGAGTGATACTGCTTCTAACTTCTGGTTTGTTATAAATCTGTAGTCCCCCGCCTCCCATTCTGTCACTCTTCACACCTGCCAGCTTGCAGAGGCTCCAGGTCCATTAGTTACCCGTGTTTCTTGGTGAAttgccctttcctttcccttatcACAGCCAGCCAGAGCTTATCTCTGTTTGCTCTCAGCCTCCAGTCAATTTCTCTGGCCCCTGGGACACTGTGACTTGGCTGTGCTTGAGgataccttctctctctctctctcttttttttttttttttttgacacagggtttcgctctgttgtccaggctggagcgcaatggcacgatcttgggtcactgcagcctcaaccttccaggcccaagtgatcctcctacctcagcctcccaagcagctgggaccacaggcacacaccaccatgcccaactaggttttaatttttttatttttattcttattttttagagatgagatctctggccaggcgcggtggctcacacctgtaatcccaccacttagggaggccaaggagggtggatcacctgaggtcaggagttcgagaccagcctgaccaacatggtgaaatcccgtctctactaaaaatacaaaaagaattaggtgggcctggtggcgcgtgcctgtagtcccagctacttgggatgctggtgcaggagaatcacttgaacctgggaggcggaggttgcagtgagctgagattgcaccaccgcactccagcctgggcaacagagcgagactccgtttcaaaaaaaagagagagagatgagatctccctatgttgctcaggctggtcttgaactcctgggctcaagtgatccacctgcctcagcttcccaaagtgttgggattacaggtgtgagctaccacgtctGGCTGAGGATACCTTCTCTAGCCCCCTTCTCATGTGGGCCTCCTCCCTCTGGCCTCAATCTGCTTTCcgtcttttcctttttctgggaaGTTTACCGCTAGGCCCTCAACTAGCATATCCCAATTGTATGAAGCCCAAATACCACCTTCCCACCTTTCTGGAAAGGACAGAACATTGGGCGGACTGGTATGAGCTCAGGGGAGCAGTTCCAGGCTTTACGGTGTGCATTGTATAGTGTGGTTCTCATCTCCAAACCCAGTTTCTCTCTACCTAATTACATATGTCCTGTAGCAGCTACTGAAGTATGAAGACTGGTTGAAGGGAGAGTGTGAACGagaatttataaaatgatttgtaGTGTTAGAGCTATTTCCTCCAAGCCATTTATTTCTTAGCCCGGAGGTTAGCTGCTTTGTGCAGGGGGACAAATGTTCCCAGTGTACCTTCACAGCCAGCATCTGAATTTAATAGCACAgtgtggggccgggcgcggtggctcacgcctgtaatcccagcactttgggaggccgaggcaggcgtcaggagatcgagaccctcctggctaacacagtgaaaccccatctctactaaaaat
Protein-coding sequences here:
- the GRK4 gene encoding G protein-coupled receptor kinase 4 isoform X18 is translated as MELENIVANSLLLKARQGGYGKKSGRSKKWKEILTLPPVSQCSELRHSIEKDYSSLCDKQPIGRRLFRQFCDTKPTLKRHIEFLDAVAEYEVADDEDRSDCGLSILDRFFNDKLAAPLPEIPPDVVTECRLGLKEENPSKKAFEECTRVAHNYLRGEPFEEYQESSYFSQFLQWKWLERQPVTKNTFRHYRVLGKGGFGEQSPVGCAVDGSWKKQQPNVDDTEARGPEPEAHDTIFSTFVCACQVRATGKMYACKKLQKKRIKKRKGEAMALNEKRILEKVQSRFVNKGKNHMVISTAAGRAFDRS
- the GRK4 gene encoding G protein-coupled receptor kinase 4 isoform X19 — translated: MELENIVANSLLLKARQGGYGKKSGRSKKWKEILTLPPVSQCSELRHSIEKDYSSLCDKQPIGRRLFRQFCDTKPTLKRHIEFLDAVAEYEVADDEDRSDCGLSILDRFFNDKLAAPLPEIPPDVVTECRLGLKEENPSKKAFEECTRVAHNYLRGEPFEEYQESSYFSQFLQWKWLERQPVTKNTFRHYRVLGKGGFGEQSPVGCAVDGSWKKQQPNVDDTEARGPEPEAHDTIFSTFVCACQVRATGKMYACKKLQKKRIKKRKGEAMALNEKRILEKVQSRFVRLEA